Below is a window of Vanessa tameamea isolate UH-Manoa-2023 chromosome 11, ilVanTame1 primary haplotype, whole genome shotgun sequence DNA.
TAACTCTTTCAATTTGTCTCTAATCaagttaactttttttaaataaaactatatatacacaatatttcGTCGATAAATAAAGGTCGTGTTCAATctgttaaaaattgttatttaagttaTCATGGCAAGTACATACAGTTATAGTAAAACTCTTGCATGAAAATCCTAATTATGCGatactataattttatgtatttcagGATGTCTTGACTAGGCCCGCTGAAGAATTTGGTAATGACGAGACTCTTGAACATCTTTGGGCAGCTAGAGCCATGGAACACAGtgatatttactttaatgtaGGTTATAATATGCAATAACCTAATCTAACATAAATACGTGTAATtaatgattcatattttttgtagGTTCTCTGTTCAGTGGATACCAGATGGCTTCGCTTAACGCCGCACGACGATCTTATATATTCTCACTTCAGACAAGATTTTCCAGATTTAAACATATCCTACATAAAagaagatgaaataaaaaataacgttaacaAAGCCAAGTGGCGTATGTTttgcgaaaaatttaaaaatatagtggAAGATTACAGTTTCGGTACGTTAATGCGTGCAGACACAAAAGGTGATTACTCGgaacaaaatacaatattagtgCCCCGAGTTCAATTTTATGCAGTAGAAATTGCAAGAAACAGAGAAGGAATTAACAATGAAGTTAAGAAAAGATATAAATGCGCTTCCAAAGCCCATATGGAGGCTCAAAACAATGCAAGAGAGATAGTTGCATAAAATGCCATAGTTTTAACAGTATCTAACTATGAACAAGTACCTAAGTTAAAATGTGTATTGCTACAATAATTAATGCCTTTTCATAAATACTAAATCAATCACCTCAGTGGAATGTTATAAAGTGGAACAATAAAAGCTAATTATTTAGTTCTAACGACACTCAGAAATGAAGTGACTGGAAGCTTATAAGACAATAAGTTcaggtttattaataaaattgttatatatatttcaattaaataaatatataaaataaagtagcaaatttcattgttttattctaaaatagtgaaatttgttacatataatatgtgaGGCACCTATCTActtcatttaaaagtaaaatgttttaatatttttgtttttttatcatgatataattaatatttgtgtcTGTTAAGAAAGGGCTTACTGACATATTAGTATTGGTACCAcccaataacaatttaaacttgTTCTGTGCATACAATACAATGTAAAGTATTGCTTATGTAAAGCATAAGATAAGAgcattatgagaaaaaaaattgcgaCTACAAATAGTCAATCAATTCCTGACAatgattaatgaataaaatggcTCAATTGTCTATTTTCtgctgtttaataaaatt
It encodes the following:
- the LOC113400809 gene encoding protein PBDC1, whose amino-acid sequence is MDVLTRPAEEFGNDETLEHLWAARAMEHSDIYFNVLCSVDTRWLRLTPHDDLIYSHFRQDFPDLNISYIKEDEIKNNVNKAKWRMFCEKFKNIVEDYSFGTLMRADTKGDYSEQNTILVPRVQFYAVEIARNREGINNEVKKRYKCASKAHMEAQNNAREIVA